A portion of the Aphelocoma coerulescens isolate FSJ_1873_10779 chromosome 1, UR_Acoe_1.0, whole genome shotgun sequence genome contains these proteins:
- the ARGLU1 gene encoding arginine and glutamate-rich protein 1, which translates to MGRSRSRSSSRSKHTKSSKHNKKNRSRSRSRSREKERARKRSKSRESKRNRRRESRSRSRSNTAPSSRRDRDRDRDRASSPPDRIDIFGRTVSKRSSLDEKQKREEEEKKAEFERQRKIRQQEIEEKLIEEETARRVEELVAKRVEEELEKRKDEIEREVLRRVEEAKRIMEKQLLEELERQRQAELAAQKAREEEERAKREELERILEENNRKIAEAQAKLAEEQLKIVEEQRKIHEERMKLEQERQRQQKEEQKIILGKGKSRPKLSFSLKSQD; encoded by the exons ATGGGTCGGTCCCGCAGCCGGAGCTCGTCCCGCTCCAAGCACACCAAGAGCTCCAAGCACAACAAGAAGAACCGGAGCCGATCGCGGTCCCGCTCCCGAGAAAAGGAGCGGGCACGGAAGCGCTCCAAGTCCCGGGAGAGCAAGCGGAACCGGCGCCGGGAGTCCCGCTCCCGCTCGCGCTCTAACACGGCCCCCTCCTCCCGGCgcgaccgggaccgggaccgcgACCGCGCCTCCTCCCCCCCCGACCGTATCGACATCTTCGGGCGCACGGTGAGCAAGCGCAGCAGCCTGGACGAGAAAcagaagagggaggaggaggagaaaaaagcgGAGTTCGAGCGGCAGCGGAAAAT TCGTCAACAAGAAATTGAAGAGAAACTCATAGAGGAAGAAACTGCTCGAAGAGTGGAAGAACTTGTAGCTAAACGTGTAGAAGAAGAgttggagaaaagaaaggatgAGATTGAGCGAGAGGTTCTCCGCAGGGTGGAGGAGGCTAAGCGCATCATGGAAAAACAGTTGCTCGAAGAACTCGAGCGACAGCGACAAGCTGAACTTGCAGCACAAAAAGCCAGAGAG GAAGAAGAGCGTGCAAAGCGTGAGGAACTAGAGCGAATACTAGAAGAGAATAACCGAAAAATTGCAGAAGCACAAGCTAAACTG GCTGAAGAACAATTGAAAATTGTTGAAGAACAAAGAAAGATTCATGAGGAGAGGATGAAACTAGAACAAGAGAGACAGCGTCAGCAAAAGGAAGAGCAAAAAATTATCCTGGGCAAAGGAAAGTCTAGGCCAAAACTGTCCTTCTCCCTAAAAAGCCAGGATTAA